A genomic segment from Vidua macroura isolate BioBank_ID:100142 chromosome Z, ASM2450914v1, whole genome shotgun sequence encodes:
- the INIP gene encoding SOSS complex subunit C isoform X2 — MAANPSGQGFQNKNRVAILAELDKEKRKLLMQNQSSTNHPGASIALARSPLNKDFRDHAEQQHIAAQQKAALQHAHAHSSGYFITQDSAFGNLILPVLPRLEAE; from the exons GtttccagaataaaaatagGGTTGCAATCCTGGCAGAACTAGacaaggagaagagaaagttaCTTATGCAAAACCAGTCTTCCACAAATCACCCTGGAGCCAG CATTGCACTTGCAAGATCACCTCTGAATAAGGATTTCCGTGATCATGCTGAGCAACAGCACAttgcagcacagcagaaggcTGCACTGCAG caTGCACATGCACACTCCTCAGGATACTTCATAACTCAAGACTCTGCATTTGGAAATCTTATTCTTCCTGTCTTACCTCGACTTGAGGCAGAATGA